From Brassica oleracea var. oleracea cultivar TO1000 chromosome C3, BOL, whole genome shotgun sequence, a single genomic window includes:
- the LOC106333835 gene encoding CASP-like protein 3A1, with protein MAKATEQKKNSITVEETKLDIRDVVTTTYDEDNRHGGTRNDVAMVVLRAMCMAVSAVSLLLMVTARETTMTTLYGFEFQLHAVWSLSDSLIYLVVVTSATVIYSSVQLVLSGTRLMRKTPVVPTRTQAWFCFIADQILGCAMVSGGSAALGVTNMNRTGIRHMPLPNFCKSLGFFCDHLAISVVFALLAFLLLAASSILDVLRLSGDC; from the exons ATGGCGAAAGCAACAGAGCAGAAGAAAAACTCTATAACAGTGGAAGAGACGAAGCTTGACATACGCGATGTGGTCACCACAACATACGACGAGGATAACCGTCACGGAGGCACACGCAATGACGTGGCAATGGTTGTGCTACGAGCCATGTGCATGGCCGTATCAGCTGTGTCTTTGTTGTTAATGGTGACAGCCCGTGAGACTACCATGACAACTCTCTACGGTTTCGAGTTTCAGCTCCACGCCGTTTGGTCTCTCTCAGATTCCCTCAT ATATCTAGTGGTGGTTACATCAGCGACGGTTATTTACTCATCCGTGCAACTGGTTTTAAGTGGGACCAGACTAATGAGAAAAACACCGGTTGTTCCGACAAGAACACAAGCATGGTTTTGTTTCATTGCAGATCAGATACTGGGATGTGCGATGGTGAGTGGAGGATCAGCGGCTTTAGGTGTGACGAATATGAACAGAACAGGAATCAGACACATGCCTCTTCCAAATTTCTGCAAGTCTCTCGGTTTCTTCTGTGACCATCTCGCAATCTCCGTCGTCTTCGCCTTGCTCGCGTTTCTCCTCCTCGCCGCTTCTTCTATTCTCGACGTTCTCCGTCTCTCAGGCGACTGCTAG